The genomic segment CCCAGTTCGAGCACACCGTGCTCGTCACCGACACCGGCGCCGAGGTGCTCACCCTCCCCTGAGCCGGCGCCCCGCACTGGTCCGCCGTCCGGGCACGGCCTAGCGTGCGGCGGGTGGAGCGGATCGGGGTGGGCATCGACATCGGCGGCTCGGGCATCAAGGGCGCCCCCGTGGACCTGGGGGCGGGTGAGCTGACCGCGGAGCGGCTGCGCGAGCCCACGCCCCAGCCCTCCAGGCCCGCCGCCGTCGCGCGCGTGGTCGCCGACCTGGCGCGCACGATCACCGGCGGCCTCGGGGACGCCGGGCAGGGCCTGCCGCTCGGGGTCACGTTCCCGGCGGTGATCCAGCACGGCACGGCGCGCACCGCCGCGAACGTGCACGAGGCGTGGATCGGCACCGACGTGCAGGCGCTGCTGGCGGAGGCCACGGGCCACCCCGTGCACGTGGTCAACGACGCGGACGCCGCCGGCGTGGCCGAGGCCCGCTTCGGCGCGGCGAAGGGGGTGCGGGGCGTCGTCCTGGTCGCCACCCTCGGCACGGGCATCGGCACGGCGCTGCTGGTGGACGGCGTCCTGGTGCCCAACACCGAGCTCGGGCACCTCGAGGTCGGCGGCCACGACGCCGAGACGCGGGCGTCGGACGCCGCCCGCGAGCGCGAGGACCTGACCTACAAGCAGTGGGCGAAGCGGCTGCAGGCGTACTTCGGGGCGCTGGAGGCGCTGTTCTGGCCCGACCTGCTCGTCGTCGGGGGCGGCGTCTCGCGCAAGTCCGAGAAGTTCCTGCCGCTGCTGGAGCTCAGGACGCCGATCGTCCCGGCGCGCCTGCAGAACCAGGCCGGCATCGTGGGCGCCGCGGTGCTCGCGGCGGAACGGGCCGGGAGCTAGCCGCCGGACCCCTGCGACGACGCCTCGGCCGTCCTGGACGACGTCCCCGCCGACGCGGCCGGGAACGACCCGGACGGGGTCGAGGAGGACGGCGCGCCCGCGGCCGACGAGGACGACGAGCCGCCGTCGCCGGGGGCGCCGGCGGTCTGCTCCACCAGGGAGGACGTCTCCTCCGCCGCCGTTCCCGGCTCCGCGGTCCCGCTGGTCGGCTCTGGGCCGGTGCTCGTGCTGCCGGAGGGCTCCGGCTCCGGCTCCGGGTCGGGAGTCCCCGGGGAGGGGCTGCGCGTCGGCGGCGGCGCGTCGGTGGTCGTCGTCGAGCTCGGCGAGCCCTCCGGCGAACCGGAGGACCGGCCGGAGGACCCACCGGAGGACTCGCCGGAGGACTCGCCGGACGACTCGCTGGAGGACTGCGGCTCCTGCGACGCCTCCTGCGAGGGCTCCTGGGAGGGCTCCGGCTCCTCCGGCGTCGGCTCCGCGGCGGTCCGCGCCGGTGCGGGCGGCGACGGCACTGCGGGGGCGGCCGGGCGCAGCGTGGACACGCGCCCGGGCAGCGCCGACCCGGTGGGCACCGGCTCCGCGAGGGGGATCACCAGCTCGTCCGCCAGCTGCGAGGACGGCGTGGACCGGGCGCTGACGCTGGTCTCGGACCAGCTGGGGCGGGCGGGACCGCCGTCGGCCGGGACGTGGAAGTCGCCCAGGGCGCCGACGAGGGTCGCGGCGACGAGGGCGCCCGCGACCCCGAGCGCGACCCCCTCGGCGGGGTGCGCCAGCAGCCGGCGCTTGCGCGCCGTGCTGACCCGTCGTCCCACGTGTGCCTCTCCGCCGCGCGCCCCGTCAGCCGCGGGGAGGCTGCTGCGGGGGTCCTCGGCCACGGTAGTGGCGCGGGTGGCCCCTCCTCAGGACTTCCGCGCAACCGGTGCCCGGCGTGTCGCCGCGCGCCAGGCGTGTCGCGGCGTCCGGTCGCGGCGCGCCCAGGCGGCCCTGCCCGGGTCGGCGCCGCGAACGGCGCGGCACGACCCACCGCCGGGGCGGGCGGGCGCGGGAAGCGCCCGCCCGTCCCGCGCGTTGACCCGGCCGTGAAGGTCGAGATCTGGTCCGACGTCGTCTGCCCCTGGTGCTACATCGGCAAGCGCCGCTTCGAAGCCGCCCTGGAGCGCTTCGGGCACCGCGACGAGGTCGAGGTGGAGTGGAAGGCGTTCGAGCTGGACCCGACGGCGACGTCGGCGTCCGCTGCCGAGACCGCCCGCCCGGACGACTACGCGACGCGGCTGGCGGCCAAGTACGGCACCTCGCTGGAGCAGGCGCGCGGGATGCTCGCGTCCATGACGGCCGCAGCAGCCGAGGAGGGCCTGGACTTCCACTTCGAGCGCGCGGTGCGCGCCAACACCGCCGACGCGCACCAGGTGGTCCTCCTGGCGGGCGAGCACGGCCTCCAGGACGCCGTGGAGGAGCGCCTGATGCGGGCGTGCTTCACCGAGGGGGAGGCCGTCGGCGACCGCGAGGTGCTCGTGCGCCTGGCCGCCGAGGCGGGCCTGGACGCCGAGGAGGTGCGCGCCGTCCTGGCCGAGGGCCGCCTGCTGGAGGCGGTGCGCGCCGAGGAGGCGGAGGCCGCGGCCCTGGGGATCCGCGGCGTGCCGTTCTTCGTCGTCGACCGCCGCTACGGCGTCTCCGGCGCGCAGCCGCCCGAGCACCTGCTCGCGGTGCTGCAGCGCGCCTGGGAGGACAGCCGCCCGCTGACCCTGGTCGGCACGGGGGACGACGCCGCCGCGTGCGGCCCGGACGGCTGCGCTCTGTGAGGCCGCCCGCGTGAGCGCCGCGACGCCCGGCACCGTCGAGCAGGAGGTCGCCCGCCACGCCGGCCTGGCCGGGCGCACGGCGGCGGGCGCCGCGCTGGGCGCGCTCGTGGCGCTGCCGTTCCTCGCGCTGCTCGCCCTGGTGCTCGCCGGCTCCCCTGCGCTCCTGCGCCTGGACGGCGCCGTCGCGGCCGGCTTCAACGCCTGGGCGCTGACCCGGCCGGGCGCCGTGGTCGCGCTCGAGGTGCTCGCCGTCGTGGCGCACCCGTGGACCTTCCGGCTGGCGGTCCTGGCGGTGGCGGTCGCGCTGTGGCGGCGGGGACGGCGCCGGGCGGCGACATGGGCGGTCACGACGACGACCGTCGGCTCGGTGCTCAACGTCGTGCTCAAGGAGGCGGTCGAGCGGGCGCGTCCCGCCTTCGCCGACCCCGTCGCCGCGGCGCCCGGGTACAGCTTCCCCTCCGGGCACGCGCAGACCTCGATGCTCGGCGCCGCCGTGCTGCTCGCCGTGCTGCTGCCGGCGCTGGGCCGGCGGGCGAGGGCGCTGGCGTGGTCGGCAGCGGCGCTCGTCGTCCTCGCCACCGGGTTCGACCGCGTCGCCCTGGGCGTGCACTACCTCAGCGACGTCGTGGCCGGCTGGGTCGTCGCGCTCGCGCTCGTCACCGGCGCCCTGGTCGCCGTCCCGCCGCACCTCCGCCGCTGATCCCGGGCGCACGACGCCGCGAGCGGAGCGCCGCGAGCAGGTCAGCCGCCGACCGGCTCCACCGAGGTGGCCTCCAGCCACGGCCCGTCGACGAAGTCGTCGAGCGCCCCGTCCGGCCAGCTCTCCGGCACCCGGTCCTCCAGGTCCGTGTCGACCAGGCCGTCGCGCACCGTGCCGGTCACCCGCACGGTGTCCCCGGCGGCGACGTCCTCCGTCGGGCCGATGACGACGAACTCGTTCTCGGACGCCACCTGCGGCAGCGCGGGGCTCGGCTCGGGCGTCACCTCGGTGCCCGGGGGCGCGAGGAGGAAGGCGCCGTCGACGAGGACCAGCCGGATCACGGCCTCGACGTCCACCTGCTCGCCCTGGTGGTTCGCCGGCGCGGCGAGCAGCTCCTCGGCGGTCAGCTCCGGCTCGGCGTCCGCCTCCGCCTCCGCCTCCTCCGCGTCCCCGGCGATGCCGTCGGCGGCCTCCGACTCGACCGCCTCGGGCGTGGAGACGGTGGGCGGGTCCTCGTCGGAGCAGCCCACCAGGGCGATGAGCGAGGCGGCCGCGAGCGCGGTCGCGGCGCGGCGCGGGCGGGGTCCACGGGCGGGGCGCTGCATGTCTCCTCCGGACGGGTGCGCGGGTCGGACGTCCCAGCCTGCCCGCAGCGGCGGCGACGGGCGAGCGGGACCCGCGGTGCGGGCGCGGTCGTCCCCGGACCGTTCCGCGGCGCCGGGTCAGGCGTTGCGCGCGCGCTCCTGCACGAGCCGGTGGGGCACGCGCGCCAGGCGCACGAAGGCCACGAGCACCACGCCCCCGACCGTGTTGCCCAGCGCCGACCAGCACAGGGCGCCGAACCAGTCCGCGTAGCCGAACGGTGCCTGGCCGGTGTTCAGGGCGGCGAACATCAGCACCGAGTCCAGGACGCTGTGGAACAGCTGCCCGCCGGCCAGCAGGGCGCCGAACAGGACGGCGGGGACGAGCTTGACCCCCAGGCTGTCGGTCGCGTGCTGCATGCGCGTCATCAGCGTGATCACCAGGCCGGCGAGGACGGCGAGCGCGAAGGACTCCAGGTCCACGCCCAGCTGGGCGTAGTGGGTCCCGGCCGTCACGGCCGTCGGCCGCAGGTCGGGCAGGGCCGTGACGATCAACCAGGCGATCAGCCAGCCGCCGACGAGGTTCATCACCAGCGCCACGCCCCACAGCCGCCCGAGGGCGGCGAGCGAGCCGCGCCGGGCCGCGACGGCGGTGACGGGCACGAGGAAGTTCTCCGTGAACAGCTCGCTGCGGGCCAGCAGGAGCGCGACGAAGGCGATGCTGAAGGCCGGCCCGGCCAGCAGGGGCGAGCCGGTGGCGTGCTCGACGAGCAGGTAGGCGATCACCCCCGTGCCGACGTCCACCCCGCCCAGGAAGCCCGTCGTGACCAGCGCCGGCCAGGGCCGCGCCAGGCGGTCCTCCCCCTCGTCGACGAGGCGGTCGAAGGCCTCCTCGATCTCCTGCTCGGGCTCGGCGGGCGGCTCCAGCGGTGAGCCGGTCCCGCCCCGTCCGCCCGCTGCGCTGGCCATGCGCGTGGTGTACCCCGCCGGGGGCGCCTCAGGCGCCCGGCTCCGCTCGCACCGCTCCGGCCCGCACCGCCTCGGCCTGCACCGCCTCCACCTGCACCGCCTCGGCCCGCACCGCGTGCGCCAGGACGGCGACCGCCCGGTCGACGTCGGCCGCGGTGGCGCTGCCGTAGCCGAGGACGACGCCCTGCGCCGCCGCGGCGCCCTGCGGCAGCGGCCGCACGCGGTACTCGTCGAGGTCCGCCACCCGCAGGCCGGCGGCTCCCGCCCGCGCGACCACCCGGGCCGCACGGGCGCCGGGCGGCAGCTCGAGGACGGCGTGCAGCCCGCCGTCCAGGCCGCGCAGCCGCACGCCCGGCGCCTGCTGCGCCAGGCGCCGGGTCAGGTGCGCGCGCGTGCGGGCGTGGTCGCGGCGGCAGCGCGCGACGTGGCGCCGCAGCCCGCCGGCCGCCAGGTACGCCGCGAGCGCCTGCTGGTCGACGCCGCTGACGACCGTGCCGAGGTCGGTGCGCGCGTCCCGCAGCGCCGGCCGCAGCCACGGCGGGGCGACGAGGTACCCGATCCGCAGCCACGGGGTGAGGACCTTGGAGAAGGTCCCCACGTGCACGGTGCGGCCGGCGCGGTCCAGACCGGCCAGGGCCGGCAGCGGGGCGACGTCGAAGCGGAACTCGCTGTCGTAGTCGTCCTCCACCACCACGGCGTCGCAGCGCTCGGCCCACGCCAGCAGCGCCAGGCGGCGCGCGACCGGCATCCGCCCGCCGAGCGGGTACTGGTGGCTCGGGGTGGTCAGCACCGCGCGCGGGGCGCCGCGGCCGGTGGGCAGGGCGTCGACGACCAGCCCGTCGTCGTCGACCGGCACCGGCACCAGCGCGGCCCCGTGGCGGACGAGCGAGCGGCGGGCCGCGGGGTGGCCTGGGTCCTCGACGGCGACGGACTCCCCGCGCAGCGGCAGCGCCCACGCCAGCAGGGACAGCGCCTCGCTCGTGCCGGCCGTGACGACCACGTCGTCGGGGTCGGCGGCCAGGCCGCGGGCGGCGCGCAGGTGCGCGGCCACCTCCTCGCGCAGGCGCGGCAGGCCCAGGGACGGCGGCTCCCACGTCGGCGGGGCGGCGGCGGTGGCGGCGCGCCAGGCCCGCTGCCACGCCGGGTCGGCGAGGCGGGCGGTGCCGGGCTGGCCCGGGCGCAGGTCGAGGACGGCGGGCGGGCGCGGTGCAGCGGCCGGCGGGCTCGAGGGCGCGGTCGCCGTGCCGGATCGCGCAGAGGGCACAGGCGGCACAGGCGGCACAGGCGGCGCGGACGGCGAGGGCAGCAGGGACGGGGCGGACGGCGCGGGTGAGGAGGCGGTGAGGTAGGTGCCGGACCCGTGGCGGGCCTGCAGGTGTCCCTCGCCGTCCAGCTGCTCGTAGGCGGCGACCACCGTGCTGCGGGCGACGCCGAGGCGCCGCGCGAGCAGCCGCGTCGGGGGCATCCGGCTCCCCGGCGGCAGCAGCCCGGTCGAGGCCGCCTCCCGCAGCCCGGCCGCGAGCTGCAGGTGCAGCGGAACGGCGGTCGAGCGGTCGAGCGCGAGCGGCAGGTCCAGGTCGGCGGCGGGTCGCACGCCCTCCTCCTCGGCCTCGGAGTGGTCTGGCGGATCGGCGCGGCAGTGGCCCTGTCGCGCGGTCCACTGTGGCACCGAGGATCTCCGCCGTGGAACCCCTCCCCCTCACCGACCGCACCCGCGTCACCCGGCTCGCGCAGCGCCAGGTCACCGACCGCGCCGCGCTGCACGCCCTGCTCGACGAGGCGCTCGTCGCGCACGTCGCCGTGGTGCGCGACGGCGGGCCCGTCGTGCTGCCGCTCGGCTGCGCCCGCGACGGCGACGCGCTGCTGCTGCACGGCTCCACCGGCGGCGGGCTCCTGCGCGAGGCCGCCGCCGGAGCGCCGCTGGCGGTGTCGGTGACGCTCCTCGACGGCCTCGTCGTCGCCCGGTCGCTGTTCGACAGCTCGATGAACTACCGCAGCGCCCTCGTGCTCGGGCGTGCGGAGGTCCTGCGCGGCGAGGAGCAGGAGCGGGCGCTGCTCGTCCTCTCCGAGCACCTGCTGCCCGGCCGCTGGTCCGAGGTGCGGCCCGCGAGCCCCCGCGAGCGCGCCGCCACGCTGGTGCTGCGCGTGCCGCTGGCCGAGGCGAGCGTCAAGGTGCGCGCCGCGGGGGCGAGCGCCGCGGACGACGACGGCGAGGACCGGGCCGCGTGGGCGGGCGTCGTCCCGCTCGCGCTGCGCGCCGGGACCCCCGCGCCCAACCCCGAGGTGCCGGCGTCCGTGCCGGTGCCCCCGAGCGTGCGGGGGCTGCTCGCGCGGCACGGGAGCGGCTGAGCCGGACGCCGGCGACGAGCGCGCGCGCGTGCCCGTGCTTGTGCCCGTGCCGGAGCGGATCAGCGCGGTGGCAGCGCCCCGACCGCCTCGACGGGAACCGCAGCCGCCGGCACGGCGACCAGGGCCAGCCGCGCTCCCTCCCGGGCGTCGTCCGCGGCGGGGACGACGACCCGCCTGCGCAGCGCGTCGTCTCGGTCGTCGGTCACCTGGTCAGGGTGGCGAGCGCGGTGCGGGGCGACAAGCACCCGAGGGGGCCGGTCACCCGCCTGGCGGGTCGGTCCGCCGGCGGAGCGGGGTGGTGCGGACGAGTCAGCCTGTACGCCGGGTCCTGTCCCCGCGGCCGGTCGCCCGGCCGCGGGTGGCGGCCATCCATCTCGGGACGCCGTCGCCGACGTCCTCGCGCGGCCGGGCCCCGGGCTCGCGCCCGTGGTCCGGCCGCCGTAGCGGCCTACCCGGGAGCTCGGGCGGGCAGCCCTCGAGCGCTCCCTGTCTGGCCTTGCTCCGGGTGGGGTTTGCCGAGCCACCCCCGTCACCGGGGGTGCTGGTGGTCTCTTGCACCACCGTTTCACCCTTGCCGCACGACCTCCCGGAGGAGGTCGCGAGGCGGTCTGTTCTCTGTGGCACTGTCCCGCGGGTCGCCCCGGGTGGGTGTTGCCCACCACCCCGCCCTGCGGAGCCCGGACGTTCCTCGGCAGGTCGCGCCTCGCGACGCGCCTGACGCGGCCGCCCGGCTGACTCGTCCGCACCGGCGAGTCTAGTGCTCGTCCTAGGCTCGGACGCCGTGATCGTCCTGCTGCCGCCGTCCGAGCGCAAGACCCCGGCGACGCGGGGAGCGGCGCTCGACCTCGCCTCGCTGCACCACCCCGAGCTCACCCCGGCGCGCGAGCAGGTGCTCACGGCGCTGGAGGAGGCCAGCGCCTCCTGCGACGCCGCGCAGGTGCTCGGCACCGGCGCCTCGCTGGTCGCGGAGGTCCAGCGCAACACCCGCTGGCGCACCGAACCGGCCCAGGACGTGCGCCGCCTGTACTCCGGCGTCCTCTACGACGCGCTCGACCTGCGCGGCCTGCCCCGCGGGGCGGCGGCCCGGGCGGCGGCGTCGGTGCGGGTGCTCTCCGCGGCCCACGGCCTGCTCGCCCCGGGTGACCGGGTGCCCGCCTACCGCCTGGCGATGGACGTCGACCTGCCCGGCACCGGCCCGCTCGCGGCCTTCTGGCGCGAGCACCTGACGCCCGTGCTCGACGCGATGGCCGCGGAGGCGGAGCAGGTCGTCGTGGACTGCCGATCCGCCGCCTACGCCGCCGCCTGGCGACCGCCGCGGGCGCTCGCCGAGCGCGTGGTCGCGGTGCGGGTGCTGCGCGAGCAGGACGGGCGGCGCAGCGTCGTCTCCCACGGGGCCAAGCACGCGCGCGGGCTCGTGGCGCGGCACCTGCTCACCCGCCGCGGCGCGGCGCCGAAGGACGCCGAGCGGCTGGCGCGCGCCGTCGCCGAGGCCTTCGCCTGCGAGCTCTCCCCCGCCGTTCCCGGCCGTTCGCGCACCCTGGACGTCGTCGTCCGCGACTGATCCGCTCTCCCGGCCGCACTCCCTGCGCTCCTAGGCGCCCTGCGCGCGTCGATCATGGGGTTCCGGTGCGCTGCTGCGGCGTGTCGCCGCACGCAGCCCCATGGCGACGAGCGTCGAGCGCATCGAGCCCCATGGCGGTGCGCGCGGCCCCGACGGGGTAAGCGTGGCGCACCCGACGCTTCCGGAGGTGCTCGACGTGCTCCCCAGGACCCCTGCGCTCACCGCCACCGCCGCCGCCGCTGCTGCCGCTGCCGTGACCGGCCGGTCCGTGGCCGTCACCCGGGACCCCGGCCGCGAGGACGAGGACGGGGCCGCGGCGCGGGTGCCGGCACCTCGCGCCGTCCACCGGGTGCCCACCACCGGCGGCGCCTCGCTCCACGTCGTGGAGTGGGGCCAGGCCCGCGGCAGGCCCGTGGTGCTCGCCCACGGGTACACCGCGACCCACGGGGACTGGCTGCCGGTGGTGCCGGGCCTGCTGGCCGCCGGCCGCCGGGTCCTCGCGCTTGACCTGCCCGGGCACGGCCGCTCCTCGCGCGGGAGAGGCCGCCTCGACGTGGGCCGGCTCGCCGACGCCGTCCAGGCGGTGCTGGAGCACCTGGACCTGCGCGACGCCGTGCTGGGCGGTCACTCCCTCGGGGGGACGGCGGCCCTCGCCCTCGCCGCCCGCGACCCCGCGCGGGCCGCCGAGCGCGTGCGGGCCCTGGTGACGGTCGCCGCGCCGCCGCAGTTCCGGCGCCCGCCGGAGGTCGGCACCATCGCCTTCGGGGCCAGCCCGCTGACCCCGGCCCTGCTGGACGCCCGGGCCAGCGGGCGCCTGCTGGTGCGGCTGCAGATCGTCGGCCCCGGCGCCGCACCCGAGGTGGTCGACGCGGTGAGGCGCCGCTGGTCCGCGTGCCCGCTGCCGACGCGGTGGGCCTGCGCCCGCGGCGTCCTCGGCGCCGACCTGCGGCCCCTGCTGCCCGCCGTGCCGGTTCCCGTCACCGCCGTCGCGGGCGGCGCGGACCGCATCTGCCCCCCGTCGAGGGCGCACCTGATCGCCGACCGCGTGCCCCGCGGGCGGGCGGTCGTCCTGGACGGCGCGGGGCACGCCACTCCGCTGGAGCGCCCCGCCGAGGTCACCGCCGCCCTGCTCGAGGCCGCGGGCTGAGCCTCGGGCTGGGGCTGCGCCGAGCCCTGCGCTGGGGCCTGCGCTGGGGCCGCTACGGCAGGACGAGCGCCTGCGCGACGACCACGCGCTGGCCGTCGAAGGCCACCGCCGGGCTCCCGTGCAGCTGGTAGCCCTCGGCCAGCGCCCGGCTCACCCGCTCGCAGAAGGCCCGGTCGTCCGGTCCCGTGAGCACGCGGTAGCGCAGCCGCTCCCCCGCACCGGGAGCGCGGGCGTCCGGCTCCTCCGCCGGCTCCTGGCCGGGCTCGGGCGCGAGCCCGCGCGGCGGCATCACCTCCGCCGCCACCGCCTGCGCGGCGAGCGCCTCGAACCCGGAGGCGTCCTCGCCCTCGGCATCCCCGCCGGACGGCTCCGAGGAACCGGCGGAGGAACCGGCGGAGGAGCCGGACGAGGAGCCGGACGCGGAGCCGGCACCGCCGCGGCGCTGCCACGGGCGCCCCTGCGCCGCGGCGTCCATGGCCTCGTTCGCCAGCCGGTCGGCGTCCTCGTTGCGCGCCCTCGGCACCCAGGCGTACGTCACGCGCCCCGCCGGCAGGACGCCGCGCGCCTCGCGGACGAGGCGGCGCATGTCCTCGTGCTTGACCTGCCAGCGCCCCGACATCTGCTCGACCACCAGGCGGCTGTCCATGCGCACCTCCACCTGCGCCTGCGGGTCGATCTCCGCCGCGGCGCGCAGGCCCGCGAGCAGCCCGGAGTACTCGGCGACGTTGTTGGTGGCCGTCCCGATCGCCG from the Quadrisphaera sp. DSM 44207 genome contains:
- a CDS encoding pyridoxamine 5'-phosphate oxidase family protein, with product MEPLPLTDRTRVTRLAQRQVTDRAALHALLDEALVAHVAVVRDGGPVVLPLGCARDGDALLLHGSTGGGLLREAAAGAPLAVSVTLLDGLVVARSLFDSSMNYRSALVLGRAEVLRGEEQERALLVLSEHLLPGRWSEVRPASPRERAATLVLRVPLAEASVKVRAAGASAADDDGEDRAAWAGVVPLALRAGTPAPNPEVPASVPVPPSVRGLLARHGSG
- a CDS encoding YaaA family protein, which translates into the protein MIVLLPPSERKTPATRGAALDLASLHHPELTPAREQVLTALEEASASCDAAQVLGTGASLVAEVQRNTRWRTEPAQDVRRLYSGVLYDALDLRGLPRGAAARAAASVRVLSAAHGLLAPGDRVPAYRLAMDVDLPGTGPLAAFWREHLTPVLDAMAAEAEQVVVDCRSAAYAAAWRPPRALAERVVAVRVLREQDGRRSVVSHGAKHARGLVARHLLTRRGAAPKDAERLARAVAEAFACELSPAVPGRSRTLDVVVRD
- a CDS encoding formate/nitrite transporter family protein — protein: MASAAGGRGGTGSPLEPPAEPEQEIEEAFDRLVDEGEDRLARPWPALVTTGFLGGVDVGTGVIAYLLVEHATGSPLLAGPAFSIAFVALLLARSELFTENFLVPVTAVAARRGSLAALGRLWGVALVMNLVGGWLIAWLIVTALPDLRPTAVTAGTHYAQLGVDLESFALAVLAGLVITLMTRMQHATDSLGVKLVPAVLFGALLAGGQLFHSVLDSVLMFAALNTGQAPFGYADWFGALCWSALGNTVGGVVLVAFVRLARVPHRLVQERARNA
- a CDS encoding phosphatase PAP2 family protein, yielding MSAATPGTVEQEVARHAGLAGRTAAGAALGALVALPFLALLALVLAGSPALLRLDGAVAAGFNAWALTRPGAVVALEVLAVVAHPWTFRLAVLAVAVALWRRGRRRAATWAVTTTTVGSVLNVVLKEAVERARPAFADPVAAAPGYSFPSGHAQTSMLGAAVLLAVLLPALGRRARALAWSAAALVVLATGFDRVALGVHYLSDVVAGWVVALALVTGALVAVPPHLRR
- a CDS encoding DUF1737 domain-containing protein, with product MSAGGRRLVVEADGGSRGNPGPAGYGALVRDAETGQVLAEHAAAIGTATNNVAEYSGLLAGLRAAAEIDPQAQVEVRMDSRLVVEQMSGRWQVKHEDMRRLVREARGVLPAGRVTYAWVPRARNEDADRLANEAMDAAAQGRPWQRRGGAGSASGSSSGSSAGSSAGSSEPSGGDAEGEDASGFEALAAQAVAAEVMPPRGLAPEPGQEPAEEPDARAPGAGERLRYRVLTGPDDRAFCERVSRALAEGYQLHGSPAVAFDGQRVVVAQALVLP
- a CDS encoding PLP-dependent aminotransferase family protein, encoding MRPAADLDLPLALDRSTAVPLHLQLAAGLREAASTGLLPPGSRMPPTRLLARRLGVARSTVVAAYEQLDGEGHLQARHGSGTYLTASSPAPSAPSLLPSPSAPPVPPVPPVPSARSGTATAPSSPPAAAPRPPAVLDLRPGQPGTARLADPAWQRAWRAATAAAPPTWEPPSLGLPRLREEVAAHLRAARGLAADPDDVVVTAGTSEALSLLAWALPLRGESVAVEDPGHPAARRSLVRHGAALVPVPVDDDGLVVDALPTGRGAPRAVLTTPSHQYPLGGRMPVARRLALLAWAERCDAVVVEDDYDSEFRFDVAPLPALAGLDRAGRTVHVGTFSKVLTPWLRIGYLVAPPWLRPALRDARTDLGTVVSGVDQQALAAYLAAGGLRRHVARCRRDHARTRAHLTRRLAQQAPGVRLRGLDGGLHAVLELPPGARAARVVARAGAAGLRVADLDEYRVRPLPQGAAAAQGVVLGYGSATAADVDRAVAVLAHAVRAEAVQVEAVQAEAVRAGAVRAEPGA
- a CDS encoding alpha/beta fold hydrolase → MLPRTPALTATAAAAAAAAVTGRSVAVTRDPGREDEDGAAARVPAPRAVHRVPTTGGASLHVVEWGQARGRPVVLAHGYTATHGDWLPVVPGLLAAGRRVLALDLPGHGRSSRGRGRLDVGRLADAVQAVLEHLDLRDAVLGGHSLGGTAALALAARDPARAAERVRALVTVAAPPQFRRPPEVGTIAFGASPLTPALLDARASGRLLVRLQIVGPGAAPEVVDAVRRRWSACPLPTRWACARGVLGADLRPLLPAVPVPVTAVAGGADRICPPSRAHLIADRVPRGRAVVLDGAGHATPLERPAEVTAALLEAAG
- the ppgK gene encoding polyphosphate--glucose phosphotransferase, which gives rise to MERIGVGIDIGGSGIKGAPVDLGAGELTAERLREPTPQPSRPAAVARVVADLARTITGGLGDAGQGLPLGVTFPAVIQHGTARTAANVHEAWIGTDVQALLAEATGHPVHVVNDADAAGVAEARFGAAKGVRGVVLVATLGTGIGTALLVDGVLVPNTELGHLEVGGHDAETRASDAAREREDLTYKQWAKRLQAYFGALEALFWPDLLVVGGGVSRKSEKFLPLLELRTPIVPARLQNQAGIVGAAVLAAERAGS
- a CDS encoding DsbA family oxidoreductase — encoded protein: MKVEIWSDVVCPWCYIGKRRFEAALERFGHRDEVEVEWKAFELDPTATSASAAETARPDDYATRLAAKYGTSLEQARGMLASMTAAAAEEGLDFHFERAVRANTADAHQVVLLAGEHGLQDAVEERLMRACFTEGEAVGDREVLVRLAAEAGLDAEEVRAVLAEGRLLEAVRAEEAEAAALGIRGVPFFVVDRRYGVSGAQPPEHLLAVLQRAWEDSRPLTLVGTGDDAAACGPDGCAL